The Gloeobacter morelensis MG652769 genome contains the following window.
CGCCGCGGGCGAGGAGGCCTCGCAGCTGATTGGTCGCTCTCCGACCAACATGGTGCTCTCGCGGCCGCTGCGCGAGGGGGTGATCGCCGATTTTGAATCGGCGGCGGTGATGCTCAAGCACTTTGTGCGCAAGGCCATGGGCACCTCCTCCTCGGTGTCGCGCATGGTGGTGGGCATCCCCAGCGGGGTGACCGAGGTCGAGCGGCGGGCGGTGATCGAAACGGCCACCCACGCCGGGGCGCGGTCGGTGCACCTCATCGACGAGCCGCTCGCTGCCGCCATCGGTGCCGGGCTGCCGGTCACCGCCCCGGTAGGCGGGATGATCGTCGACATCGGCGGCGGGACCACTGAGGTGGCGGTTCTATGCCACCAGGGCTGCGTCGCCTCCCAGTCGGTGCGGGTGGCGGGCGATGCGATGAACGAGTGCATCACCCAGTACCTGCGCAAGCATTACGACCTTATCGTCGGCGAGCACACCGCCGAACAACTCAAAATCGACCTTGGATCCGCCTTCGGATCCGGTGGAGATCGCAGCATCGAGGTGTGCGGTCAGGATTTGCTCAGCAGCCTGCCGCGCATCCATGTCGTGCACGAGAGCGAGGTGCGCGAGTGTATCCGCGAACCGATCCGCACGATTGTCGATGCGGTGCGACGCACCCTCGAACTCACCCCGCCCCAACTGGTAGCCGACATTTACCGGCGCGGCATCGTCCTGTGCGGAGGCGGAGCGCTGCTGCGCGGCCTCGACGAACTGCTCGCCGCCGAGACGGGCATCTGCGTGCACATCGCCG
Protein-coding sequences here:
- a CDS encoding rod shape-determining protein; translated protein: MFRLFNRSACEIGIDLGSANTLIYRNGQGIVLAEPSVVALECRGDRLIAAGEEASQLIGRSPTNMVLSRPLREGVIADFESAAVMLKHFVRKAMGTSSSVSRMVVGIPSGVTEVERRAVIETATHAGARSVHLIDEPLAAAIGAGLPVTAPVGGMIVDIGGGTTEVAVLCHQGCVASQSVRVAGDAMNECITQYLRKHYDLIVGEHTAEQLKIDLGSAFGSGGDRSIEVCGQDLLSSLPRIHVVHESEVRECIREPIRTIVDAVRRTLELTPPQLVADIYRRGIVLCGGGALLRGLDELLAAETGICVHIAESPLACVALGTGQVLENPQKWSRVLSAQALAV